The genomic segment attaattaatgaaaatcGTGTAGTATGTGAACCCTCAATAACCGCCTTGTTTAACAGTCTTATCGAACTCTCTAGTCTGCAGTTCTATAATAAGTGGATGTATGGATGCATCATATGTATGAAGCAAACTTATCCTGAGAGCGGAAATAACAGACTTCAGAGTCATTTTAATCCCACATGGTCATGTTTaatcagaggagaaaaaattTATACAAAGTCATGtaaatgcaaacatacacatacagtcaGAACCAGCCTGCATTTGACATACATTGCCATGCTTCCACACAGCCAAAATGCATGTACTTTTCtggctttctttttcttttaactgcttttctttaatttctcttttacccttctttcctccctttctctgtctctttggtctgCTGTTAGAGAGAATAAGATGTTCTCAGAAAATGAAATTAGGAACATCATGTTTCAAGTGATATCTGGGTTGGCTTTTGTACATAAGCATGGTAAGAAGCTTTACTCTGTCACTTTTTGCCTGTCCGAAAAGTAGTGTGGTTTTGGTGTGTTTGATATTGTAAAAAGTCTTGTAATTTAGAGTGACCCTTAGAACACCACAAACTCAGTACAATATATGTAAAGCAAAGTATGTGTTAAAAGGTGCCTAATATATTGATGTTAAACCTTCTGCAGGATTCTTCCACCGAGACATGAAGCCAGAGAATCTGTTGTGTATGGGTCCAGAACTGGTCAAAATAGCAGATTTTGGATTGGCCAGAGAGATCCGCTCTAAACCTCCCTACACTGACTATGTATCAACCAGATGGTGAGAGCACTTTTctcatcatcatttaaaaaagaaaaagcaggcATATGCATCAAGAACAGTGTGATAAAGCATGTGTGAATTCAAGCAAAAGAGAACTTCCTCCTTGTAAAATTCACCATGCAGTCTGTGTAAATCGCTTGTTGATTTGATTATATTCTTTGTGTAGGTATCGAGCGCCAGAGGTTCTGCTCAGGTCGTCTACCTACAGCTCTCCTATTGACCTGTGGGCTGTGGGCTGCATCATGGCTGAACTCTACACTCTCAGACCTCTTTTCCCTGGGAACAGTGAAGTGGACGAGATTTTTAAGATCTGCCAAGTCCTAGGCACTGTCAAGAAGGTTAGACGAAACTCAATTGTGAGCGGTGAAAATGGTTGACCTTAATTCAgggttttaaaaatacattttctgatcAGGTGCTGTAATAAAAGAAGTTtatcaaatagaaataaatattgaGTAGGCTAGGATGAGGGTTCCTCTCTCTCCAGTGTAAAGCAGCTTAAGAGTGCTCCATGCCAATCAGGACGCCACTTCATTTCAAAGGCTTTCCCCAAATCCATCACTATTAACTCTGATTGCTAAGCAGAAAGCCTTCAGAGCTCTATTTTGTTATGACCTGGTCAGGAACTGAGTCTGTAACCTCTACAACAAGGGCAGGCATTCAGTGCCACTCATGTGTACTTCACATTGGTTCATGGGTACATTGGTTGAAAAGGTTCATTAGCACACAAGATGAGTCTAGTGTAGggttatacattttttatgatgtATTGTATAATTGCACTGGAGGTTCTTTCATTAAATCACTTGTTGGTGCTGACCAGATGTGTTCAGGGGGTGCTGGGTTTCATTTGCATCATTATATGTGATCTGACACAAAGGTATCTAATGCAGACTTACAAGATGACCCTACAAGTTCAATTTTCTTATAACTCAGTGGCTGTAAACAGTGCAGAATCAATTATTGCTTGTACTGAGACAATGCTCGCTTATAAGGTCCCATATATTTACTGCATGTAACCATGCAAATAATACACGTGCCTTTTaaactgtacttaagcacaTTGCCATAGAttctaaaaagtaaaaaatattttcaaaggtgagctattaatatataaatactaGCAAAAGAAAATCTCCTACTTCAACCTCTAAACACCTGTTTAATAAATTTAATAATGTGTGACCATCTGACTGTCTCCTCCATTAGTTGGATTGGCCGGAGGGCTACCACCTGGCTTCAGCTATGAACTTTCGCTTCCCCCAATGTGTGCCGACCCACCTAAAGACCCTGATCCCAAATGCCAGCAACGAGGCTATTACCTTGATGAAGGACCTGCTGCAATGGGACCCCAAAAAAAGACCCACTGCTGTACAGGTAGGCAGACTAATGTTTCAAAGTCTGGGTGTAAAACTTCAAAGCTTTAGATTCCATGTCTGTCCAACATCAGTGCCATTTATTGGGaataaaagtattaaatattataaatattttaacacataATAGCCACAGTGATAATTATTCACGGTGTGCATTGTGTTTGGATTGTCATTTTCTAAAACTAAGTATGACCTGGACTTGAAGCAAACTTTTAGATCAGAAAAAACACCCACCTATCCTCAGAGAATGAATTGTGATTACAGTGCAGCACTCACCACATGCAGATTATCTGTAGCTCCAATACTGTGATTGCATTAGCATCCTAATCCCAATCAATTTAAATAGTGCTGAAGCTATACATCATCCCCTCTGCCAGTAGACAATGTTCCACCTCTGCTGATGTCACGTATGTGTATTATCTCTAACACATAGTCATTACATAGATGGACATAATTTACACCCTAGTGAGATAGTTGAATTACTCCATCAGCCTTGAGTAGGAAACACCTTTCCAGAGGGAGTGACAATGCTTTTCCATTCTCTGCTTACAAAGCTCCCAAGTGTTTTGGTTCTATAAGGATACATCACATCCAATTTTAGCCTATTATTAGAAAACCCTCATGATTCATGCTAAACCTAGACAGCAAACAAGTCATTATTTGTATGGAATAAAGTCTGCACTGCAtatccatcatcatcatcaacatgcTCCTGCTTTTTTTGTCAAGTTATTATACTTGTAAGCTGTGTAAGTTTATCAGGATGTCTTATGCATTAAAGCACATCTTGTACATACAGTTGGAGACATCTTTATTGTGCTAGAAAACAATGTTTGCAGAATATTCAGAATAACAGAACAGCCATCTGTATTCCTTTCTCTCCCTGGCTAGTCCCTGCGTTACCCGTACTTCCAGGTTGGCCAGATCTTAGGGCCTCGTCCTCAGAGTCAGGATGTCAAGAAGGTCCAGGCCAGACAGATGGCTCAGAAGCAGATCTCGGAGTCCAAGAATGATCCCCAGCAGTCTTCCTCTGAGTCCAAAGCCTCCACATCATCCTCCAGaaacccccacccccaccaccaccaccaccaccagcagcatcAACCTCTTCAGCAGATCTCCCTGCCCCAAGCTGAGAGTAAACCAGCAGGCTCCAGCTATGTAGTGAGTGTTTCTGTGCAAATCAgacatgtatttattgttttttaaattttgtttaaattatgGTGGATACCAAGatcatgaaaatgcatagaGGCAGAGAAGGAGTGGGAGTTAAATTATTAAGACAGATTTTATCAATCCAAATGTGCAGAAGGCAGCGTCGCTGGGTAGTGAGAACAATGTTGCTGGTGGCGGGATGGGCGTGCTGAAGAGTGGCAGACGTCGCTGGGGCCAGACAGTGGCCAAGACCTCAGACAGCTGGGAGGATTCTGACCCATCGGAAACCGCTGTCTCCAATTCCAAGAAACCCAGCCTGGGGAATGAAGAGGAGGCGAAGAGCCCAAAGGAGCACCGCCCACAGTAAGTGCTATAGTGTCTTAACTGGAGTGTCAATTTGACGAAAATGGAATGATCTACACTCAATATAGTGATGTGTGCAGTGTTAAAGTTATGTATCTCACATGTCCTTCAGTGTTAGTAGAACATTATCTGCTTATGGTCATATATTCTGCACTTTTCTAAAAACTTAGTTCGTATGTAGGCACATACTGTACCCTTCTGTAtctggtttctgtttttcaggCCCAAGGAGCAGAAACCTCTGTATTCCTTCAGCACAGTTACCAAGCTACCCAACAATGTTAAGATTGGCCAAATGGACTCCAGTCTCCCAGGATCTGCTGCACGGCAGCATTATCTCAGCCAATCACGATACCTGCCTGGTAAGACTGCATGTCTAATAGCCAGCAATGTAatttgcatgtcatttttgATTTTGGATCATTTCCCCTCTTTAACTACCACTGAAATGTATTTctaaactttgttttattgtagtCTTGTGGTTTGTAGTCAAGCTAGACTGCTAGTAGATCTTATTGTCTTAAAAAACAGCCATGTAGCAAAGTCAGCTAATTgcaaatatcaataaattataaattagtTATGGAAACAAATATCAACCAAACTTATGGTGTAACTCATGGAAAGTACAGatcataatcataaaaaatCGAACTGTTAAGTAGTAAAATGCATAGAATTGGATCACAGGCATTAGAGGACActaaaacctttttctttatgGCACCCCCAGTTTTTCCTTCTGTCAGATACCTTCTAATTGTGTGCTTTGTAATGCAAGCAGCACAATAACAAATCAATCTAACATATAAGAAGCATCATCCTAATACCAAGTCAAAATAACAAGGCATCAGTGCAATCACCTTGAATCATTTACCTGGTCAGTTTcatgaaaaagcaacaaaacagtTGTAGAATTCATACTTTCTAGAGTTCATAacataatttctgtttctttaaggTTTGATCGGCAAGAATCAGACTTCCTCTGGTGATAAGGAGTTGAGTGGTATGACGCTGCGGGACTTGTGGGAGAACTCCtcaaacactgtaaataaacCACTTGCTCCTATTGGAGCGGGATTATCTGTCACCAGAGCCAACGCAGGTAAGGACTGCTGATGTCTAATGAAGAGGTTGTTAAGAGGTTCGGTGAAGTGTGCAAGGAGGACGCTCTGGTGTCCAGATTTCACTAACATTATTTccaacaaaatgtgtgtgttttttgtgaacaCTGAGAACAAATTGCATGACGGGACTTGTAGAGCTCCCACAAAGAAGAATAAATGACTGTGCTTGCCAGCGTTTTCCAAGAAAAATCATTGTCTTTTAATGCAAGTATCTTGTTATATTCACCAGTTTTTATGCCCTGATTCTTCAAAGACTCTTTCAAAGTTTATTTTACCCCTCACCTgatagaaaatgtttgaaaaaacaGATGTAGACCTACACTATGAAACTCTGTGGTATAGAACATGCAGACTTGCAATatccaaagacaaaaaaaccctTTGTCAAACTTAAACCCATTTATCTGTGTATTTCTGTGAACCTGTGACTCAGCTAACACCTTATATTTAGCaacaaaatgagagaaaagtaTCAAATCAGTGATATAAATAATGACTAAGCTGCCTCATTTTACCATGCAGTGGAAACCTGGCTTCTGTCAGTGTCACCTACTGTTACATAACTTGACACCGTCCTCTTTGTGACAAAAAAGGCCCTAAATGCTAATGATGCAGCTAATGTCTCCTGATCAGTAGTTATGGTGCCATGGACAAAGCAGTGTTACGAGTGAGCCCAAGTGTCTGCGACTTTAGAGATGGGAGATCTCTATAATTCATTTGTCATGTAGATAGACACACAATATGGGTCCCTGCTGTGcaccctccttccctctcttcttctgctcaccttgtctctccctctccattgCTTATTCATGAGATTAAGACCGTCAGTGTAAGATCAAGTGTTCCTTAAATGGCCCTCAGCTGCACCCCCTGCTCATTTGTCCCACCCctagcactcacacacacacacacacacacacacacacacacacaaatgtctgttttgattCTACTCACCTATTACTCAtgcatatattttttcattaaaatcaagatcctcctttttatttcctctctttctgtaaACTGAGATGAATTGAGCAGCTTCATCAGtgctaacatgcacacacaaatgtcaTTTTGTCCCTTTGACATTGGTGCTCTGTATATCTGTTCTCTTCTCTCAGTTTTCTCAtccattttttcctttctctctgatTGCATGCATATCTTCTCCAACTCTACTTTTTGCTGTGAGACTAGAAGAGAATGCCTCTAAATCTGTGGATAGCCCACCAGAGAAAACTGTTGTTAAAGAAAGAATACTGGAGAAAATTGATCTCTCCAAAGGTACTTAATTGAGATGGCAACATGTGAACTGTCTCTGCTGTATTTCACAGTTTGAAGTGATGGTGTAATCTTAAATATCTGTAACTTCTCTATTGTGAGTTATTTCAAATGCAAAAACTCTTCTGTGTACAAACATTGCTGTAGTAAGTAGAATAGCTTGAGGGTAAAATCAGATAAACTAACAACTAGCATGTCAACTGATCCAACAAGCTTCAAGTATTCAGCCAGTGACTTAACATGTGAAAGAAACTAGCTGGTAAAAGCTCTGCAGGAGACAAGGGTACAAATACACAGTTATAATTGAGAACTAAGAGCTCCAGTTGCTAAATAGATGGTAAATTGCACTACAACCACAACATCTTTATAAGAGAACAATAAGGCATTTGCCTAATTACACTGATAAGAATCTGTGACTGCTGGGTGAAGCAGATTGATGGCAGCACTTGAATGACTTCAATCACTTGGTAGTAGTCGTCTGTTTGGATCCTCAGCAGCTGTTACATATGCAGTAGCTACTTCACATGCGTTCACACAAATAATATGTATCAGAAAGCCATGTGTGAGAACATTTATTAGAagttgaaaattaattaaagtaACAATCTCGAAGATGCTTCATTCTCTTTGGCGGCACCTTTGGCAATAAGTggtaattgcaggtgtgtttttggacctcACTTCCCAGAGATTCGAACAGTGTCGCCTGTTTGACGTCCATTAGTTGGCAGTTGAAGAGTGACTCTGTTGCGTTAGCTCCGCCTACCCTCTCTAGGTCTTGCACACCAACCATTGTTGGGTGATGGAAAATGCGTCATTAGCTGTCGCCGCTTGTCATTTTTCCCGAGAAGGGTCTAATTGCAGTCTTGCAGACTTAGACGACACACCCACTTCACAACACGACACAACCCCCCTTATGTTCTTACCCTAACGACATGCTACACGACACTCTCCCTGGTATTCTTGCCCTAACCATAAgcatctcactcctcatgttAAATCTAACCAAGTGGGTATTTTGTGTAGAGTACTGTGAGTCTGCAGATAGACCTTCTTGTTTTTCCAGGGAATGTCGCCACCGACACCCAATTtgtaatactgcaaatgcaagggCTTTCATCAGTGGGCCATAGGCTTAATCATGATTAAGTCATCCCAATTCATAATGTGACActatagtaaaataaaacacagtgatAATTAGCTAATGTGTTTTTTGCCCTTCTTTTCAGGGAACTTTGTGAGCGCAAAGTACAACCTCTCTGGCGGTTACATCCCTTCAGTCCAAAAGAAAGAGGTGGGCTCAGTGGGACAAAGAATCCAGCTTGCCCCTTTGGCTGGCCAGCACACAAGTGAGgacttatttcatttatataaagcCAACAAACTAACACTTGGATGGTATATTCAGTGGTCAGGTGTTGCTTTTAGCCAGATAACTTCAAATATTAAGAGCTACTTTCAGATGAAACCATCaaatctaaatatatatatgtaatgaacatacagtatatataatgtgtggCTTTTTTATTACCTTTTAGATTACAAAGATACCAAAACCAATCACAGCAATACAGTATTATGAATTAAATTCTGCTTTTTTGGTCATGTAAGTTCACAGTTAGTGTGCGGTTTATAATCAATGTACAAATGTCAAGAATTACTGTTCTGTGGCTAAAAATGTTGCATTGCACCTTACAAACATCCCTAACTCTTAATCTTAAATTAATACAAGCTCAATTGTCTCATGATTCCCAACTGATATTCTTGTATTTCAGTCCTTCTCTCTTCACTTCCTAGTTTCTGGCTTGCTAGTTTCTTAATATTTCCACCCAAACTGTCACTCACTGTGACTatgtttctcctcttccttcacTCTTTCAGTCaatccttcttcttctcctgataataaaaaagacaaaccaaaATCTGCAAAGCCCAAGCCCATAACCAACTCATCTTTGAGTGAAACTAATGAAGGTATTGTCATTTTGTAATAGCTGCTGTTAGGATTTCTTTGGTCATTGTATTGCTTGAATCATTGTATTAGTatttttagaggaaaaaactgtccctctttattgttttttcgCTGAAAAAATGTACCACTGTAGTATTTTGCCATTAGTCGTACAATACCTGATGTTTCTTTACTTttgatgctttttaaaaaatgttcctaTTCATTTTTCGTTGGTATGAAAGTGTCTTGCATGTGAGAAGGCTGTTAATAAAGACCTTGCTATATAGCTAATGTAAATACTGGAGATAGacaaactgactgactggcaCTTTCTTCCAGATTACGAGGGCtggaagaggaggacagacaggactCCGATGAAGGGGAGCAGCTTCTCAGCTCTGGGGAAAAACTCTGGGAATCTCCTGACCAGAGCTCCCGCTGTTCAGCCTGTCCACGGCAGGGTGGACTGGACATCCAAGTATGGTGGGAATCGGTAGTTCAGCAAAGAAGGTGCTACAGCCTCTGCTGCCTGTTAGGGTGTCGTGCCTAGTGGTACAAATCTTTGgctaaaaaaacataaatcttgAGTTTCAACCACATTCAAACTCAAATTTAATGAAACTACAAACttcaaaatgtttcatgagACAAATTACATTGAAAAATGAAGATCCATTCATCTTCAAAAGTCAAATATAGAGGTAGCCGGTAGAGGATATAAAATATGTGACAAAAGACATGAACGAAACATTCCATATTCTTTTCATTAAGGCCATGTCACACTggcattattttatttccagTGAGCCTAGTACATGTAGGATCAACTTTTCTCTATCTTTTGAAGATGATGGTTGCCATGATGCTGTACTTGCAAGACAATTCCACTGTATTCCTGAAGGATCCAGTGGGAGCCAATTCTGTTAGTGCTGGGATATTCTGACTAGGATTTACATGTAGGATagccttttcattttttactctAGTTTATATTGTCAAGTATTGTTTTAATTCCGATGAGGAATCATTAACATTTCCTGCAGTACTGTAATCACTCTGCTTTTACTCACCATactacataaaaacaaatcttcACTGTAATGGCAATCAGAAGGATGACTTCAATTTATGCTGCATATTGTGTATAAGTGCATACCTCTTTGTATTATGCAATGAATAAACTGAGTGTTTTGTAaacattttcatacaaataaagatataaaagtttacacaaaaagacaagacaacCATTTGTATTATATAAACATGGTACTATATTTCATCCTCAAATatacacttcttttttttttttacaaaatgatgtTCAACAGGACAAATGCTTGACAGGACACTCctgaaacagaagatgaaatcTACATGAGAGAATAGGGAAACTacaatttttcatttgttgatATCTTCACTTCATCATGACTCCTGGGGTTTCTGGAGCAATGCCAAACCAAGCTTCCCCACCATCAGAAGACtggaacaagaggaaaacattAGACTTTATTCACAGAGTATAAAATGGATCTTTACCCAGctggaaataatgttttttagactcttaatgagagaaagaaaatctaCTGAGTCATATGAATGAGATGGATACCTTGCTCCAGCCATCAAGCCAGCTGGCATGAACTTCCTTGATCCGTAGAATCTTTTTCCCATGACGGCAGCCAAGGCGCTTGATGTACCTGGAAAACATCAAGTAGAATAAAATATTAGTAAAAGATGGCTGCATTATGACCACAGATACAAATTGCTTTTCTAATTCAGTAACTCTTCAGTacaaaccaaaaacattttagtttacTAACCGAGGGACACCCAAACATTATTGGGGTCATTGGAGATCTGGTAGGCGCCAAAACCCGCCATGCTCCCGAAGAGAAGACCAGCAGCCAGGGAGGGGACACTGCCTGAAAGAAACCACACACAGCAGGTCAACACCTGCATCTGACACCCACAGGCGAAAAGATCATGTATGAGGTGGACTGATGTGTTATGGGACTAACAAGTTCTCAATTGTGAGTGCATGAAAATAATAGTATGACCATGAATCCATTAATAAGACAAAAAGTTACAAGACTACTTCTACATTTTGAGGATTTGTAAAGGGAATGAATGCAACCACCAGAGATTCAGTGATAAAAGTGAGTCAAACAATCAAGCAGAAAtatcattattgttataatCTCCATGCATTTCTGCGTTTTAAGGATTTGAGCCTGTAGAGCAGGTTAAACTTGAACCTTCCACCAAAATTTTCTGTTTAATACAACACATACCTGCTTTCACGTAACCCATG from the Thunnus albacares chromosome 21, fThuAlb1.1, whole genome shotgun sequence genome contains:
- the mak gene encoding serine/threonine-protein kinase MAK isoform X6, which codes for MKPENLLCMGPELVKIADFGLAREIRSKPPYTDYVSTRWYRAPEVLLRSSTYSSPIDLWAVGCIMAELYTLRPLFPGNSEVDEIFKICQVLGTVKKLDWPEGYHLASAMNFRFPQCVPTHLKTLIPNASNEAITLMKDLLQWDPKKRPTAVQSLRYPYFQVGQILGPRPQSQDVKKVQARQMAQKQISESKNDPQQSSSESKASTSSSRNPHPHHHHHHQQHQPLQQISLPQAESKPAGSSYVKAASLGSENNVAGGGMGVLKSGRRRWGQTVAKTSDSWEDSDPSETAVSNSKKPSLGNEEEAKSPKEHRPQPKEQKPLYSFSTVTKLPNNVKIGQMDSSLPGSAARQHYLSQSRYLPGLIGKNQTSSGDKELSGMTLRDLWENSSNTVNKPLAPIGAGLSVTRANAEENASKSVDSPPEKTVVKERILEKIDLSKGNFVSAKYNLSGGYIPSVQKKEVGSVGQRIQLAPLAGQHTINPSSSPDNKKDKPKSAKPKPITNSSLSETNEDYEGWKRRTDRTPMKGSSFSALGKNSGNLLTRAPAVQPVHGRVDWTSKYGGNR